From one Pseudomonas sp. S35 genomic stretch:
- a CDS encoding nucleotidyltransferase family protein — MTVTAIVLAAGQGSRFRAETGQDKLLALCVGRDGVTRPVIEQVLVNLPVSVVDRWVVTSPERGEVIRLAEAYGCQVLLLQSAGMGDSIAAAVAASASAEGWLVVLGDMPFVQSASVEQVIDALVAGAISVPVQAGQYGHPVAFDRAFGPHLMALTGDRGAKPLFAQAVLREVQVEDRGVLWDVDVPATLQYR; from the coding sequence GTGACAGTCACAGCGATTGTGCTGGCAGCGGGGCAGGGCAGTCGCTTTCGCGCCGAGACAGGCCAGGATAAGTTGCTGGCCCTGTGTGTTGGCCGGGACGGCGTGACGCGGCCAGTCATCGAGCAAGTGCTGGTGAATTTGCCGGTGAGTGTGGTGGATCGCTGGGTAGTGACCTCGCCGGAGCGTGGAGAGGTGATCCGCTTGGCCGAGGCTTATGGCTGTCAGGTCTTGCTGCTGCAATCGGCGGGGATGGGCGACAGCATCGCGGCGGCGGTTGCGGCCAGTGCATCAGCCGAGGGGTGGCTGGTGGTCTTGGGGGATATGCCGTTTGTCCAGTCAGCCAGCGTTGAGCAGGTGATTGACGCGCTTGTGGCGGGAGCTATCAGTGTGCCGGTACAGGCGGGGCAGTATGGGCATCCCGTCGCGTTTGACCGGGCGTTCGGGCCGCACCTGATGGCGCTGACCGGTGATCGCGGCGCCAAGCCATTGTTTGCCCAGGCCGTGTTGAGGGAGGTGCAGGTGGAGGATCGAGGCGTGTTGTGGGATGTGGATGTGCCCGCGACGTTGCAGTACCGATAA
- the rpmF gene encoding 50S ribosomal protein L32, which translates to MAVQQNKKSRSARDMRRSHDALTASTLSVEKTTGEIHLRHHVSPEGVYRGRKVIDKGADE; encoded by the coding sequence ATGGCTGTTCAGCAGAACAAAAAATCCCGTTCCGCCCGTGACATGCGTCGTTCGCACGATGCCCTGACGGCGAGCACTCTGTCTGTAGAAAAAACCACCGGTGAAATTCACCTGCGTCACCACGTATCGCCAGAAGGCGTATACCGTGGCCGTAAAGTGATCGACAAGGGCGCTGACGAGTAA
- the fabD gene encoding ACP S-malonyltransferase, with product MSTSLAFVFPGQGSQSLGMLAELGAQYPLILDTFKEASEALGYDLWALTQQGPQEQLNQTDITQPAILTASIALWRLWLAEGGARPAFVAGHSLGEYSALVAAGSLTLAEAVKLVERRGQLMQEAVPAGQGGMAAILGLDDAVVIEACAEAAQGEVVSAVNFNSPGQVVIAGAKAAVERAIEGCKARGAKRALPLPVSVPSHCELMRPAAERFAESIAAINWQAPQIPLVQNVSAAVAADLDTLKRDLLEQLYKPVRWVESVQTLAANGATELVECGPGKVLAGLNKRCADGVSTANLNTPDAFAAARAALA from the coding sequence ATGTCTACATCCCTCGCATTCGTCTTTCCAGGGCAGGGTTCGCAGTCCCTCGGCATGTTGGCCGAGCTGGGCGCGCAATACCCGCTGATCCTGGACACTTTCAAGGAAGCTTCCGAGGCCCTGGGTTACGACCTGTGGGCGCTGACACAGCAAGGGCCGCAAGAGCAGCTCAATCAGACCGATATAACCCAGCCGGCCATCCTGACCGCTTCGATCGCCCTGTGGCGCTTGTGGCTGGCCGAAGGCGGCGCGCGCCCGGCATTCGTGGCCGGTCACAGCCTGGGCGAATACAGCGCCCTGGTGGCGGCGGGCAGCCTGACCCTCGCAGAAGCGGTCAAGCTGGTCGAGCGTCGTGGCCAACTGATGCAAGAAGCCGTTCCGGCCGGGCAGGGCGGCATGGCCGCTATCCTGGGCCTGGACGATGCGGTGGTGATCGAAGCCTGCGCCGAAGCGGCACAGGGCGAAGTTGTTAGCGCGGTGAACTTCAACTCCCCTGGCCAAGTGGTAATCGCCGGTGCCAAGGCGGCAGTCGAGCGTGCCATCGAAGGCTGCAAGGCCCGTGGGGCCAAGCGTGCATTGCCGTTGCCGGTGAGCGTGCCGTCGCACTGTGAGCTGATGCGTCCGGCGGCTGAGCGCTTTGCCGAGTCCATCGCCGCCATCAACTGGCAGGCGCCACAGATCCCGCTGGTGCAGAACGTCAGCGCGGCCGTGGCCGCCGACCTCGACACCCTCAAGCGCGACCTGCTGGAGCAGCTGTACAAGCCAGTACGCTGGGTTGAGTCGGTCCAGACTCTGGCCGCCAATGGCGCGACCGAGCTGGTCGAGTGCGGCCCGGGCAAAGTCCTTGCTGGCCTGAACAAGCGTTGCGCCGACGGCGTGTCGACCGCCAACCTCAACACCCCAGATGCCTTCGCTGCCGCTCGTGCGGCGCTGGCCTGA
- a CDS encoding HAD-IA family hydrolase codes for MSHLDYKLLIFDWDGTLANSIGRIVESMHAASTRSGFELCTDFAVKGIIGLGLPEAIRTLYPAISDAELVAFRDHYADHYIALEATPSPLFDGVVQTLDAFRAEGYHLAVATGKARRGLDRVLKAHGWEDYFDITRAADETASKPHPLMLEQILAHCGVSPRQALMVGDASFDLMMARNAGIDSVAVSYGAQAAEALQRYEPRVTIDHFSELQAWLGRVQ; via the coding sequence GTGTCGCACCTTGACTACAAGCTGCTGATCTTCGATTGGGACGGCACCCTGGCCAACTCCATTGGCCGGATCGTTGAATCGATGCACGCCGCTTCGACGCGTTCGGGTTTTGAGTTGTGCACTGATTTCGCGGTCAAGGGCATTATCGGGCTGGGTTTGCCGGAAGCGATCCGCACCCTTTACCCGGCCATCAGCGACGCTGAGCTGGTTGCGTTTCGCGACCATTACGCCGACCACTACATCGCCCTGGAGGCCACGCCCTCGCCGTTGTTTGACGGTGTGGTGCAGACCCTGGACGCATTTCGTGCCGAGGGTTACCACCTGGCCGTCGCCACCGGCAAGGCTCGTCGCGGGCTGGATCGGGTGCTCAAGGCCCATGGCTGGGAAGATTATTTCGATATCACCCGTGCGGCGGATGAAACCGCCAGCAAGCCTCACCCTCTGATGCTGGAGCAGATCCTGGCCCATTGCGGTGTGTCGCCGCGCCAGGCCTTGATGGTGGGCGACGCCTCCTTCGACCTGATGATGGCGCGCAACGCCGGCATAGACAGCGTGGCGGTCAGCTATGGCGCCCAGGCTGCCGAGGCTTTGCAGCGATACGAGCCCCGGGTCACGATTGATCACTTTTCTGAATTGCAGGCCTGGCTCGGCCGGGTCCAATAA
- a CDS encoding S49 family peptidase → MSDEWKAPEKAGSSDDKSWKLLEKTLLAGVQEQRRARRWGIFFKLLTFTYLLLMLALFSPLMDMEKSATRGANYTALIEVRGVIADKEPASADNIVGSLRAAFEDPKVKGVILRINSPGGSPVQSGYVYDEIRRLRGLHPDIKLYAVISDLGASGAYYIASAADQIYADKASLVGSIGVTAAGYGFVGTMEKLGVERRTYTSGEHKSFLDPFQPQKADETQFWQGVLDTTHRQFIASVKQGRGDRLKDKDHPELFSGLVWSGEQALPLGLIDGLGSASLVARDVIGEKELVDFTIEESPFDRFSKKLGASVAEKLALYMGFQGPTLR, encoded by the coding sequence ATGAGTGATGAGTGGAAAGCGCCTGAAAAGGCTGGAAGTAGTGACGATAAAAGCTGGAAGCTGCTGGAGAAAACACTCTTGGCCGGTGTCCAGGAGCAGCGTCGCGCACGGCGCTGGGGGATTTTCTTCAAGCTGCTGACCTTCACTTACCTGTTGCTGATGCTGGCGCTGTTCAGCCCGCTGATGGACATGGAAAAGAGCGCAACCCGTGGCGCCAACTACACCGCGTTGATCGAGGTGCGTGGCGTGATTGCCGACAAAGAGCCGGCCAGCGCCGATAACATCGTTGGCAGCCTGCGTGCTGCGTTTGAAGACCCCAAGGTCAAGGGTGTGATCCTGCGCATCAACAGCCCAGGCGGCAGCCCGGTACAGTCGGGGTATGTGTATGACGAAATTCGTCGTCTGCGCGGCCTGCACCCGGATATCAAGCTGTACGCGGTGATTTCCGACCTGGGCGCCTCGGGTGCCTATTACATTGCCAGTGCTGCGGACCAGATCTATGCCGACAAGGCCAGTCTGGTGGGGTCCATCGGTGTGACGGCGGCCGGTTACGGCTTTGTCGGTACCATGGAGAAGCTGGGTGTGGAGCGTCGCACCTACACCTCGGGCGAGCACAAGTCGTTCCTGGATCCGTTCCAGCCGCAAAAGGCCGATGAAACCCAGTTCTGGCAGGGCGTGCTCGACACTACCCATCGGCAGTTCATCGCCAGCGTGAAGCAGGGGCGTGGCGATCGTCTGAAGGATAAAGACCATCCGGAGTTGTTCTCCGGGTTGGTCTGGTCGGGCGAGCAGGCGTTGCCGCTGGGTCTGATCGACGGTTTGGGCAGTGCCAGTCTGGTGGCGCGGGACGTGATCGGCGAGAAAGAACTGGTGGACTTCACCATTGAAGAATCGCCGTTTGACCGCTTCTCCAAGAAACTCGGTGCCAGCGTCGCTGAAAAACTTGCGCTGTACATGGGGTTCCAGGGCCCGACGCTGCGCTGA
- the plsX gene encoding phosphate acyltransferase PlsX, translating into MSAQVIAIDAMGGDFGPRSIVQACIASLIATPSLHLTLVGQPSLLEELITSHPVVDRARLTITSASETISMDDKPATALRGKPDSSMRVALELLRDGKVQACVSAGNTGALMALSRHVLKTLPGIDRPAMVAAIPTQKGYCQLLDLGANVDCSAEHLFQFAVMGSVAAEALGVARPRVALLNIGTEDIKGNQQVKLAATLLQGARGLNYIGFVEGDGLYRGEADVVVCDGFVGNILLKSSEGLATMIAARIETLFRRNLASRFVGALALPLMRVLQADLAPARHNGASFLGLQGIVVKSHGSAGVEGFQSAIARALIEIQENLPQRLHGRLEDLLP; encoded by the coding sequence TTGTCTGCTCAAGTCATCGCGATTGACGCAATGGGCGGGGACTTCGGTCCCCGCAGCATTGTTCAGGCCTGCATTGCCAGCCTGATTGCTACGCCCTCGCTGCACCTGACCCTCGTCGGTCAACCCTCACTCCTTGAAGAATTGATTACCAGCCATCCGGTTGTGGATCGCGCGCGCCTGACGATTACGTCAGCCAGCGAAACCATCAGCATGGATGACAAGCCGGCGACGGCCCTGCGTGGCAAACCTGACTCCTCAATGCGGGTGGCCTTGGAGTTGCTGCGTGATGGCAAGGTGCAGGCCTGTGTCAGTGCCGGTAATACCGGGGCATTGATGGCGTTGTCGCGGCATGTGCTCAAGACGTTGCCCGGCATTGACCGGCCGGCGATGGTCGCGGCGATTCCGACACAGAAAGGCTACTGCCAGTTGCTGGACCTGGGCGCGAACGTGGATTGCAGTGCCGAGCACTTGTTCCAGTTCGCCGTGATGGGCTCGGTGGCCGCCGAAGCGCTGGGCGTGGCGCGGCCGCGTGTGGCCTTGCTGAATATCGGTACCGAGGACATCAAGGGCAACCAGCAGGTCAAGCTTGCCGCCACTTTGCTGCAAGGCGCGCGGGGCTTGAACTACATCGGTTTTGTCGAAGGTGACGGTTTGTACCGCGGCGAAGCGGATGTGGTGGTGTGCGACGGGTTTGTCGGCAATATCTTGCTTAAATCCAGTGAAGGCCTGGCGACCATGATCGCCGCGCGCATCGAGACGTTGTTCAGGCGCAACCTGGCATCGCGCTTCGTCGGTGCCTTGGCGTTGCCGTTGATGCGGGTCCTGCAGGCCGACCTGGCCCCGGCGCGACATAATGGCGCGAGCTTCCTCGGGTTGCAGGGCATTGTGGTGAAAAGCCACGGTTCGGCGGGTGTGGAGGGCTTTCAAAGCGCGATCGCGCGGGCGTTGATCGAGATCCAGGAAAACTTGCCGCAACGTTTGCACGGCCGTCTTGAGGACCTGTTGCCTTAG
- the rne gene encoding ribonuclease E, whose amino-acid sequence MKRMLINATQPEELRVALVDGQRLYDLDIESGAREQKKANIYKGRITRIEPSLEAAFVDFGSERHGFLPLKEISREYFKKAPEGRVNIKDVLSEGQEVIVQVEKEERGNKGAALTTFISLAGRYLVLMPNNPRAGGISRRIEGEERNELREALNGLIAPADMGLIVRTAGLGRSSEEMQWDLDYLLQLWTAIKEASLDRSAPFLIYQESNVIIRAIRDYLRQDIGEVLIDSVEAQDEALTFIRQVMPQYASKIKLYEDSVPLFNRFQIESQIETAFQRVVELPSGGSIVIDPTEALVSIDINSARATKGSDIEETALQTNLEAAEEIARQLRLRDIGGLIVIDFIDMTPAKNQRAVEEKVRECLEADRARVQVGRISRFGLLEMSRQRLRPSLGESSGIVCPRCNGTGIIRDVESLSLAILRLIEEEALKDRTAEVRAQVPIPVAAFLLNEKRNSITKIELRTRARIVILPNDHLETPHFEVQRLRDDSPEAHSGQSSYEIAAAAAEVEEVQPAAATRTLVRQEAAVKTAPARANAPVPVEVAAPVAAPAALPEPSLFKGLVKSLVSLFATKEEPAAPVVVEKTASERPARNEERRNGRQQSRNRNGRRDEERKPREERAPREERAPREERAPREAREETPAVAREERAPREERAPRTPRAPREDRKPRGEREERVRELREPLDAAPAVAAAAVATTEERPARQPREERAPREERQPRPPREERQPRAEQAAAASEEEVLTGEEQLQEDGQDGAEGDRPRRRSRGQRRRSNRRERQRDANGNVIEGSEETGENAEGATTEANEPTGAELAAGLAVTAAVASSVISAPAEAQAHEQAERATAAVEQTAAVEPVADTQAVEAPAAEAAIVEAPVVEAAVVEAPVVEATTPIEAPVAPQVEVAPAQEAQPEVEVAAVEPAPVVEPQPVVEAVVEVPAVEAAPEVREVREEQTAFQRTAEPAAPVEAPAPAPVVEEASAPVVEAVVAEPAPIAEAAPVVEAPVVAEVAAAVAETAPASALTENGRAPNDPREVRRRRKEAEAAAAAAQETEARD is encoded by the coding sequence ATGAAAAGAATGCTGATTAACGCAACTCAACCCGAAGAGTTGCGTGTTGCACTGGTAGATGGCCAGCGCCTCTACGACCTGGACATCGAATCCGGTGCACGCGAGCAGAAGAAGGCCAACATCTATAAAGGCCGTATTACTCGCATCGAACCAAGCCTTGAGGCTGCCTTTGTCGATTTCGGCTCCGAGCGCCACGGCTTCCTGCCCCTCAAAGAAATCTCCCGCGAGTACTTCAAGAAAGCCCCCGAAGGCCGCGTGAACATCAAGGACGTCCTGAGCGAAGGCCAGGAAGTCATCGTCCAGGTCGAGAAAGAAGAGCGTGGCAACAAGGGCGCAGCCCTGACCACCTTCATCTCGCTGGCCGGCCGTTACCTCGTGCTGATGCCGAACAACCCACGTGCCGGCGGTATCTCCCGTCGCATCGAAGGCGAAGAGCGCAACGAACTTCGTGAAGCGCTGAACGGTTTGATCGCACCGGCCGACATGGGCCTGATCGTGCGCACTGCCGGCCTGGGCCGTAGCAGCGAAGAAATGCAGTGGGACCTCGATTACCTGCTGCAACTGTGGACCGCTATCAAAGAAGCGTCCCTGGATCGTTCCGCGCCGTTCCTGATCTACCAGGAAAGCAACGTGATCATCCGCGCCATCCGCGATTACCTGCGCCAGGACATCGGCGAAGTGCTGATCGACAGCGTTGAAGCCCAGGACGAAGCCCTGACCTTCATTCGCCAGGTAATGCCGCAGTACGCCAGCAAGATCAAGCTGTACGAAGACAGCGTGCCGCTGTTCAACCGTTTCCAGATCGAAAGCCAGATCGAGACCGCCTTCCAGCGCGTGGTCGAACTGCCTTCCGGCGGCTCCATCGTGATCGACCCGACCGAAGCCCTGGTGTCCATCGACATCAACTCGGCGCGTGCCACCAAAGGCAGCGACATCGAAGAAACCGCCCTGCAGACCAACCTGGAAGCGGCTGAAGAAATCGCCCGCCAACTGCGCCTGCGTGATATCGGCGGCCTGATCGTGATCGACTTCATCGACATGACCCCAGCCAAGAACCAGCGCGCCGTGGAAGAAAAAGTCCGCGAATGCCTGGAAGCTGACCGTGCCCGCGTGCAAGTCGGCCGCATCTCGCGCTTCGGCCTGCTGGAAATGTCCCGTCAGCGCCTGCGTCCATCCCTGGGCGAAAGCAGCGGCATCGTCTGCCCGCGTTGCAACGGCACCGGCATCATCCGTGACGTTGAATCGCTGTCCCTGGCGATCCTGCGCCTGATCGAAGAAGAAGCCCTGAAAGACCGCACCGCCGAAGTCCGCGCACAAGTGCCGATCCCGGTTGCCGCCTTCCTGCTCAACGAAAAACGCAACTCGATCACCAAGATCGAACTGCGTACCCGTGCCCGCATCGTGATCCTGCCGAACGATCACCTCGAAACGCCGCACTTCGAAGTCCAGCGCCTGCGTGATGACAGCCCGGAAGCCCACAGCGGCCAGTCCAGCTACGAAATCGCCGCTGCCGCTGCCGAAGTGGAAGAAGTCCAGCCGGCCGCCGCAACCCGCACCCTGGTTCGCCAGGAAGCGGCCGTGAAGACCGCACCAGCCCGCGCCAACGCACCGGTGCCGGTTGAAGTTGCCGCACCGGTTGCCGCACCGGCCGCCCTGCCTGAGCCAAGCCTGTTCAAAGGCCTGGTGAAGTCACTGGTCAGCCTGTTCGCCACCAAGGAAGAGCCTGCTGCGCCGGTAGTCGTTGAAAAAACCGCTTCCGAGCGCCCAGCGCGCAACGAAGAGCGTCGCAACGGTCGCCAGCAAAGCCGTAACCGCAACGGTCGTCGTGACGAAGAGCGCAAGCCGCGCGAAGAACGTGCACCGCGTGAGGAACGCGCGCCACGTGAAGAGCGTGCACCTCGCGAAGCCCGTGAAGAAACCCCAGCCGTAGCCCGTGAAGAACGTGCCCCGCGTGAAGAGCGCGCACCACGCACCCCACGCGCCCCGCGTGAAGATCGCAAGCCTCGTGGCGAGCGTGAAGAACGCGTGCGTGAACTGCGTGAACCCCTGGACGCTGCACCCGCCGTTGCGGCTGCCGCTGTTGCGACCACCGAAGAACGCCCGGCCCGCCAGCCGCGTGAAGAACGCGCCCCTCGTGAAGAGCGCCAACCGCGCCCACCACGTGAAGAGCGTCAACCACGTGCCGAGCAAGCCGCTGCCGCCAGCGAAGAAGAAGTTCTGACCGGCGAAGAGCAACTGCAGGAAGACGGTCAGGATGGCGCCGAAGGCGATCGCCCACGCCGCCGCTCCCGTGGCCAGCGTCGTCGCAGCAACCGTCGTGAGCGTCAGCGTGATGCCAACGGCAATGTGATCGAAGGCTCGGAAGAGACCGGCGAGAACGCTGAAGGCGCAACCACCGAAGCTAACGAACCGACGGGCGCCGAACTGGCTGCCGGCCTGGCCGTTACCGCTGCCGTTGCCAGCTCGGTCATCAGCGCTCCTGCTGAAGCCCAGGCTCACGAGCAAGCTGAACGCGCTACCGCTGCTGTCGAACAAACCGCTGCAGTAGAACCGGTCGCTGACACTCAAGCGGTTGAAGCGCCAGCCGCTGAAGCCGCCATCGTAGAAGCACCGGTTGTTGAAGCCGCCGTGGTTGAAGCGCCTGTGGTCGAAGCCACTACCCCAATCGAAGCGCCAGTCGCTCCGCAAGTGGAAGTTGCACCGGCTCAAGAAGCCCAGCCAGAAGTGGAAGTGGCCGCTGTCGAGCCTGCACCGGTCGTCGAGCCTCAGCCTGTGGTTGAAGCGGTCGTCGAAGTACCCGCTGTCGAAGCCGCCCCTGAAGTACGTGAAGTTCGCGAAGAACAGACCGCCTTCCAGCGGACTGCCGAGCCAGCCGCGCCGGTTGAAGCGCCAGCACCTGCCCCTGTGGTAGAAGAAGCGTCAGCACCGGTTGTCGAAGCCGTGGTTGCCGAGCCAGCTCCAATCGCTGAGGCCGCACCAGTGGTTGAAGCGCCAGTGGTTGCCGAAGTCGCCGCTGCGGTGGCTGAAACCGCGCCGGCCAGCGCCCTAACCGAAAACGGCCGTGCGCCGAACGACCCACGTGAAGTGCGTCGCCGTCGCAAGGAAGCTGAGGCCGCCGCTGCGGCAGCTCAGGAAACAGAAGCACGAGACTAA
- a CDS encoding nucleoside triphosphate pyrophosphatase, producing the protein MLPLLLASSSVYRRELLSRLHIPFICSSPDIDESHRANESAVELVKRLAEEKARALAASHPGHLIIGSDQVAALEGRIIGKPHTFENAREQLLAASGKRVSFLTGLALLNSQTGHCQVDCIPFTVHMRELDAERIERYLRIEQPYDCAGSFKAEGLGVSLFQSTEGPDATSLIGLPLIRLVDMLLAEGVQAP; encoded by the coding sequence ATGCTGCCTTTATTGCTCGCTTCCAGCTCGGTTTATCGCCGGGAATTGCTCAGCCGCCTGCACATTCCGTTCATTTGCAGCTCGCCGGATATCGACGAAAGCCACCGTGCAAATGAATCAGCGGTGGAGTTGGTAAAACGCCTGGCCGAAGAGAAAGCCCGCGCCCTCGCCGCCAGCCATCCCGGCCATTTGATTATCGGCTCGGATCAAGTCGCCGCACTGGAAGGTCGCATCATCGGCAAGCCGCACACGTTCGAGAACGCCCGTGAACAGCTATTGGCTGCCAGCGGCAAGCGTGTGAGCTTCCTCACCGGCCTGGCGCTACTTAACAGCCAGACGGGGCACTGCCAGGTGGATTGCATTCCCTTCACCGTGCACATGCGCGAGCTGGATGCAGAACGCATTGAGCGCTATCTGCGAATTGAGCAGCCGTATGACTGTGCCGGCAGTTTCAAGGCCGAGGGACTGGGCGTGAGCCTGTTCCAGAGCACTGAAGGGCCGGACGCCACGAGTTTGATAGGACTGCCACTGATCCGCCTGGTGGACATGCTACTGGCTGAAGGCGTGCAAGCCCCCTGA
- a CDS encoding YceD family protein: MLNDPIPPHVDPRKLADRGTSLQGELLLADLERLCDPLSDTVGTVQAKFVFERDERKSVVIHSFIDTEVKMVCQRCLELVTLPIHSECSYAVVKEGANTQSLPKGYDVLELGEDPLDLHALIEEELLLALPIVPAHHPEECQQPEGLDDEAEPSEDEVTRSNPFSVLAQLKRDPNV; this comes from the coding sequence ATGTTGAATGACCCGATTCCACCTCACGTTGACCCGCGCAAATTGGCTGATCGTGGCACTTCCCTTCAAGGTGAATTGCTGCTGGCCGATTTGGAGAGACTCTGCGACCCGCTTTCCGACACTGTCGGTACGGTGCAGGCCAAATTCGTTTTTGAACGAGATGAACGTAAATCTGTGGTAATCCACAGCTTTATCGACACCGAGGTCAAAATGGTTTGCCAGCGTTGTCTTGAGCTGGTCACCCTGCCGATCCACAGCGAGTGCAGTTATGCCGTGGTGAAGGAGGGTGCGAATACCCAGTCGTTGCCGAAAGGTTATGACGTGCTGGAACTGGGCGAAGATCCATTGGATCTGCATGCACTGATCGAGGAGGAGCTTTTGCTCGCCTTGCCCATTGTGCCTGCTCATCATCCGGAAGAATGCCAGCAGCCGGAGGGTCTCGATGACGAGGCCGAACCGAGCGAGGACGAGGTAACGCGGTCCAACCCGTTCAGTGTATTGGCGCAGTTAAAGCGTGACCCAAACGTTTAG
- the fabG gene encoding 3-oxoacyl-ACP reductase FabG: MSLQGKVALVTGASRGIGQAIALELGRQGAVVIGTATSASGAERIAATLKENGVQGTGLELNVTSDESVAAVLAEITAQFGAPAILVNNAGITRDNLMMRMKDDEWYDVVDTNLNSLFRLSKGVLRGMTKARWGRIINIGSVVGAMGNAGQVNYAAAKAGLEGFSRALAREVGSRSITVNSVAPGFIDTDMTRELPEAQREGLLTQIPLGRLGQAQEIANVVTFLASDGAAYVTGATIPVNGGMYMS, encoded by the coding sequence ATGAGTCTGCAAGGTAAAGTTGCACTGGTTACCGGCGCTAGCCGTGGCATCGGCCAGGCGATCGCCCTGGAACTGGGCCGTCAGGGCGCCGTTGTGATCGGCACCGCCACTTCCGCGTCGGGCGCTGAGCGTATCGCCGCGACCCTCAAGGAAAACGGCGTTCAAGGCACCGGCCTTGAGCTGAATGTGACCAGCGATGAGTCCGTGGCTGCGGTACTGGCTGAAATCACCGCACAGTTCGGCGCACCGGCGATTCTGGTGAACAATGCCGGTATCACCCGCGATAACCTGATGATGCGCATGAAAGACGACGAGTGGTACGACGTAGTCGATACCAACCTGAACAGTCTGTTCCGCCTGTCCAAGGGTGTTTTGCGCGGCATGACCAAGGCGCGTTGGGGTCGAATTATCAATATTGGCTCCGTAGTGGGTGCCATGGGCAACGCAGGCCAAGTAAACTACGCAGCCGCTAAGGCCGGTCTGGAAGGTTTCAGCCGTGCTTTGGCACGTGAAGTCGGCTCGCGGTCGATTACGGTCAACTCGGTGGCCCCAGGGTTCATCGACACCGATATGACCCGCGAGCTGCCAGAAGCGCAGCGTGAAGGCTTGCTGACGCAGATTCCGCTGGGCCGCCTGGGCCAGGCTCAAGAGATCGCGAATGTGGTCACTTTCCTGGCATCAGACGGTGCGGCAT
- the rluC gene encoding 23S rRNA pseudouridine(955/2504/2580) synthase RluC — MTTTAPQTPSVQLLEVSPEYAGQRIDNFLLARLKGVPKTLIYRILRKGEVRVNKGRIKPEYKLQAGDIVRVPPVRVPERDEPVPLAQGLLQRLEASIVFEDNKLIVINKPCGIAVHGGSGLNFGVIEAFRQLRPDCKELELVHRLDRDTSGLLMIAKKRSMLRHLHTALRGDGVDKRYMALVRGNWASSIKSVRAPLQKSNLRSGERMVEVDEEGKEALTLFKVLRRFGDFATMVEAKPVTGRTHQIRVHTLHAGHCIAGDTKYGDEGFSKEIRDLGGKRLFLHAYMLTVPLPDGGELKLQAPVDDMWAKTVERLSVAP; from the coding sequence ATGACGACTACCGCCCCCCAGACCCCCAGCGTCCAGCTGCTCGAGGTCTCGCCGGAATATGCCGGCCAACGCATCGACAATTTTCTCCTGGCCAGGCTCAAAGGCGTGCCCAAGACCTTGATTTACCGCATCTTGCGTAAAGGCGAAGTGCGCGTGAACAAGGGCCGCATCAAGCCCGAGTACAAGCTGCAGGCGGGCGATATCGTCCGTGTGCCGCCGGTGCGCGTGCCTGAGCGCGATGAGCCCGTGCCGCTGGCGCAGGGCCTGCTGCAGCGCCTGGAGGCCTCGATTGTCTTCGAAGACAACAAGCTGATCGTGATCAACAAGCCTTGTGGTATTGCGGTTCACGGCGGCAGTGGCCTGAATTTCGGCGTGATCGAAGCCTTTCGTCAGTTGCGCCCGGACTGCAAGGAGCTTGAGCTGGTCCATCGCTTGGACCGTGATACGTCCGGCCTGCTGATGATCGCCAAGAAGCGCAGCATGTTGCGCCACCTGCACACCGCCCTGCGTGGCGATGGTGTGGACAAGCGCTACATGGCGCTGGTGCGCGGTAATTGGGCCAGTTCCATCAAGAGCGTCCGCGCGCCGTTGCAGAAGAGCAACCTGCGCTCGGGCGAACGCATGGTCGAGGTGGACGAGGAGGGCAAAGAAGCCCTGACCCTGTTCAAGGTGCTACGCCGCTTCGGCGACTTCGCCACCATGGTGGAGGCCAAGCCGGTCACTGGCCGTACCCACCAGATCCGGGTGCACACCCTGCATGCGGGTCACTGCATTGCCGGCGATACCAAATATGGCGACGAAGGCTTTTCCAAGGAAATTCGCGACTTGGGTGGCAAGCGCCTGTTCCTCCATGCCTACATGCTCACTGTGCCGTTGCCCGATGGTGGCGAATTGAAATTGCAGGCACCGGTCGATGACATGTGGGCCAAGACCGTGGAGCGCTTGAGTGTCGCACCTTGA